The following proteins are co-located in the Escherichia fergusonii ATCC 35469 genome:
- a CDS encoding acyltransferase, which yields MANFLKNKIMTRILAAITILLSIVLTVLVTVFCSVPIILAGIVKILLPIPIVWRKVSLFCNFMMYCWCEGLAALLHLNPHLQWKVEGLEGLSKKNWYLLICNHRSWADIVVLCVLFRKHIPMNKYFLKQQLAWVPFIGLACWALDMPFMKRYSRAYLLRHPERRGKDVETTRRSCEKFRLHPTTIVNFVEGSRFTEEKHQQTRSPYKNLLPPKAAGIAMALNVLGKQFDKLLNITLCYPENNRQPFFDMLSGKLTRIVVKVELQPIAEELHGDYVNDKAFKRRFQLWLNTLWHEKDQYLNTLISSEQRD from the coding sequence ATGGCTAACTTTTTGAAAAATAAAATTATGACGAGAATACTCGCTGCGATAACGATTTTGCTGAGTATCGTATTGACCGTCCTGGTCACTGTTTTCTGTTCCGTTCCCATCATCCTTGCAGGAATTGTGAAAATTTTGCTGCCTATACCGATTGTTTGGCGCAAAGTGTCGCTCTTTTGCAATTTCATGATGTATTGCTGGTGTGAAGGATTAGCAGCATTGTTGCACCTCAATCCCCATCTCCAGTGGAAGGTCGAAGGGCTTGAAGGGTTGAGCAAAAAAAACTGGTATTTGCTTATCTGCAATCACCGCAGTTGGGCAGATATTGTTGTGCTTTGTGTCCTGTTCCGTAAACACATTCCCATGAATAAGTACTTTCTTAAACAGCAATTAGCCTGGGTACCTTTTATCGGTCTCGCATGCTGGGCATTAGATATGCCTTTTATGAAACGTTATTCACGGGCATATTTACTCCGTCACCCGGAACGGCGCGGTAAGGACGTGGAAACCACCCGACGCTCATGTGAGAAGTTTCGCCTGCATCCCACCACAATTGTTAATTTTGTCGAAGGCTCCCGCTTCACTGAAGAGAAACACCAGCAGACACGTTCCCCCTATAAAAACCTGTTACCACCAAAAGCAGCTGGGATCGCAATGGCACTGAATGTGCTGGGCAAACAATTTGATAAATTGCTTAACATCACTCTCTGTTACCCAGAAAACAATCGTCAGCCTTTTTTCGATATGCTGAGTGGGAAGTTAACGCGAATTGTTGTAAAGGTTGAATTGCAGCCCATAGCTGAGGAATTACATGGCGATTATGTGAACGATAAAGCGTTTAAGCGCCGCTTTCAGCTATGGTTAAATACACTCTGGCATGAGAAAGATCAGTATCTGAATACGCTTATCTCTTCCGAACAGCGAGATTGA